A region from the Leptospira venezuelensis genome encodes:
- the aroE gene encoding shikimate dehydrogenase produces MKIFRDSSKYFGIVGNPLSHTLSPLLHGSWYDDLSLDCGYLVFPVETLEKKELLSLSKFGVKGLSVTIPHKEIAFQLADKTDQTSQTVKASNTLVFENGSISAYNTDGIGAVRSVQESFPESLKGKVLLIGSGGSARGISFTLLKEAGVKDLTIAARNPKTSEELIGLLSNISSAKIQSSDLNEVQKNFSEYSLIIHTTPLGMKGKDPGPIIPESCFREGQVVFDIVYNPLETPLVLGAKKKEASIVPGTEMLLYQAVEQFRLFTGVSLSPELIEKGRFRLLQALGYT; encoded by the coding sequence TTGAAAATCTTTCGAGACAGCTCAAAATACTTCGGGATCGTAGGGAACCCCCTATCTCATACCTTATCACCTTTATTGCATGGCTCATGGTATGACGACCTAAGTCTGGACTGCGGATATTTGGTTTTTCCAGTGGAAACTTTGGAAAAAAAGGAACTTCTTTCTTTGTCAAAGTTCGGAGTCAAAGGTTTGTCAGTCACAATTCCTCATAAGGAAATTGCATTTCAACTCGCAGACAAAACAGACCAAACTTCCCAAACAGTTAAAGCAAGTAACACTTTGGTTTTTGAAAACGGATCGATTAGCGCGTATAATACGGACGGAATAGGTGCAGTTCGCTCTGTCCAAGAATCTTTCCCGGAAAGTTTAAAAGGAAAAGTGTTATTGATCGGAAGCGGAGGAAGCGCGCGCGGAATTTCTTTTACCTTATTGAAAGAAGCGGGAGTAAAAGATCTAACTATTGCTGCAAGAAATCCTAAAACTTCTGAAGAATTGATTGGACTACTCTCCAATATTTCATCCGCAAAGATACAATCGTCCGATCTAAACGAAGTACAAAAGAATTTTTCGGAATATTCACTCATCATTCACACAACTCCTCTCGGAATGAAAGGAAAGGATCCAGGACCTATAATCCCTGAGTCTTGTTTTAGAGAAGGACAAGTTGTATTCGACATCGTTTATAATCCTTTGGAAACCCCATTGGTTTTAGGAGCCAAGAAGAAGGAAGCGAGTATCGTACCAGGAACAGAAATGTTGCTCTACCAAGCAGTAGAACAATTCCGATTATTCACTGGTGTGAGTTTAAGCCCGGAACTTATCGAGAAAGGAAGATTTCGACTGTTACAAGCACTTGGCTATACCTGA
- a CDS encoding glutamate ligase domain-containing protein produces MSIPDFLEFGSQLTNLEKTRNFNVFGDYSLDPFRTLVDSHSWRNRRKERLRISVVGTNGKGSVSHFLAGSFSNLGYKTGLYTSPHLFDPKERIRLSPHFNPVNDENLKEISNILFTESNAEELSFLSWFEWFTLGSFVLFEKKDIAVQVYEAGLGGRLDATKLADPDVLVVCAIGEDHKAVLGNTKEAILKEKLGIVTERTKIVFALEPEPSLLKILKEFCLEKNLELFLYPALPEGRSYLDHNQEYVKFIVHRLEEIISKNEIAIQKTEKEVAKPLPRPPGRLEIISHSPFIVFDPAHNPDAIRVTLASLSSAFPEKRFSILAGFLPDKEGESMAEKLLDYTKTQKSDLHFLDSKEFKLPDGYGSYSIAPEKLSEMLKPSDNENAILVLGSFRLYSYIKS; encoded by the coding sequence ATGTCTATCCCAGATTTTTTAGAATTCGGATCCCAATTAACCAATTTAGAGAAGACCAGGAATTTTAACGTATTTGGGGACTATTCTCTGGATCCATTCCGTACTCTTGTAGATTCCCACAGTTGGAGAAACAGGAGAAAAGAAAGGCTTAGGATTTCTGTAGTCGGGACAAACGGAAAAGGTTCCGTTTCTCATTTTTTAGCAGGAAGTTTTTCTAATCTTGGATACAAAACAGGTTTGTACACTTCTCCCCATCTATTCGATCCAAAAGAAAGAATTCGTCTCAGCCCACATTTTAATCCGGTAAATGATGAAAATCTAAAAGAGATCTCTAATATACTATTTACAGAAAGCAACGCAGAGGAGCTTTCCTTTCTTTCTTGGTTTGAATGGTTTACTCTTGGATCCTTCGTTTTATTCGAAAAAAAGGATATTGCGGTCCAAGTATACGAAGCCGGTCTAGGAGGAAGGTTAGATGCTACTAAACTGGCAGATCCGGATGTGTTAGTAGTATGTGCTATCGGAGAAGATCATAAAGCAGTTTTGGGAAATACAAAAGAAGCCATCCTAAAAGAGAAATTGGGAATAGTAACTGAAAGAACTAAAATCGTATTCGCATTAGAACCAGAACCTTCTCTCTTAAAAATACTCAAAGAATTTTGTTTAGAAAAAAATTTAGAGTTATTTCTTTATCCTGCGTTACCCGAAGGAAGGTCGTATCTAGATCACAACCAAGAGTATGTAAAGTTTATTGTACATAGATTAGAAGAGATCATTTCTAAAAACGAAATCGCAATCCAAAAAACTGAGAAGGAAGTTGCAAAGCCTCTTCCTCGTCCACCTGGTAGATTAGAAATCATATCTCACTCTCCGTTTATCGTATTTGACCCCGCTCATAACCCAGATGCAATCCGAGTTACACTCGCGTCTTTATCTTCTGCGTTTCCGGAAAAAAGATTCTCCATCTTAGCTGGATTTTTACCGGACAAAGAAGGAGAATCTATGGCGGAAAAACTTTTAGATTATACAAAAACTCAAAAGTCAGATTTGCATTTTTTAGATTCTAAAGAATTCAAACTCCCGGATGGATATGGATCTTACTCTATCGCTCCAGAAAAACTTTCTGAAATGCTAAAACCTTCGGATAATGAAAATGCGATCTTAGTTTTAGGAAGTTTTAGATTATATTCTTATATTAAATCTTAA
- a CDS encoding PEGA domain-containing protein — protein MKLLFFRNCSAVVLLICLSPLFIGMPTYAIDEYYRFPEYSSPEKIKFEKERKLCIFPLRNLSGDSSLDFYSSGYASVLYSGLKSLVQIYDESLIPKSIQHPFGPNPSDVKPNLREGEWDYRGLEKLKKEELSLNVSKDPRYLTLKVQPYEAEPAPDEGFLIPISRKYDCFYSTYGEFEKKGEEIRISIRMRSSKDGSKKEFSHKTSVRRSYQELNPVIEEIRKTLLGKHTKVLSVKTGNQYDSLVFLDGNYIGKTPLKRNDILSGIHDIRITKNGYSDWIGQVDLRESPKDLDIVLEKDKKEGFISVDSDPQGAKVYLGSEYLGVTPLAKVPVKVGWNRLRFVLADHVDQFKGVEIKKGEVSEVKARLKEGESVSYYKNKKYLFLDHTYDDFAIYSLYGSLFFYAGYYYFNLRADQALENARPMVQITNFTALQELQQSSPNFQTFALSYFYQESIYNDAKSKSDYFRSISGRFGKHQGIHGGLMLYGIGTMLILSATFYALGLDSETLEVGVAPVKTMPTFVKGIEGQYEAESYAKFNMRF, from the coding sequence TTGAAACTGTTATTCTTCCGAAATTGTTCCGCCGTTGTTTTATTAATTTGTTTGTCTCCGTTATTTATTGGAATGCCAACATATGCGATAGATGAGTATTATCGTTTTCCTGAATATTCTTCTCCCGAAAAAATCAAATTCGAAAAGGAAAGAAAACTTTGTATTTTCCCGCTTAGAAATTTATCCGGAGATTCATCTTTGGACTTTTATTCTTCGGGATACGCTTCCGTTCTTTATTCCGGTTTAAAATCATTAGTTCAGATCTATGACGAATCTTTGATCCCTAAATCTATCCAACATCCTTTCGGTCCAAATCCTTCTGATGTTAAACCGAATTTAAGGGAAGGAGAATGGGATTATAGAGGTCTGGAAAAATTAAAAAAAGAAGAACTTTCATTAAACGTTTCAAAAGATCCTAGATACTTAACTTTAAAAGTTCAACCTTACGAGGCAGAGCCTGCTCCTGATGAGGGTTTTCTTATTCCAATCTCCAGAAAATATGACTGTTTCTATTCAACATACGGTGAATTTGAGAAGAAGGGAGAAGAAATTAGAATTAGTATCCGGATGCGATCCTCCAAAGACGGGTCTAAAAAGGAATTCTCTCATAAAACAAGTGTTAGGCGATCTTACCAAGAATTAAATCCGGTCATTGAAGAGATCCGCAAAACACTTTTGGGAAAACATACTAAAGTTCTTTCTGTAAAAACCGGAAACCAATACGATTCACTTGTATTTTTGGATGGGAATTATATAGGTAAAACTCCTTTAAAAAGAAATGATATTCTTTCTGGAATTCATGATATTCGGATCACTAAAAACGGATATTCTGATTGGATAGGCCAGGTTGATCTGAGAGAATCCCCTAAAGATCTGGATATTGTATTAGAAAAAGATAAAAAAGAGGGTTTTATTTCTGTCGATTCCGATCCCCAAGGTGCTAAAGTATATTTAGGCTCCGAATATTTGGGAGTTACTCCGCTTGCAAAGGTTCCGGTCAAAGTTGGTTGGAATAGGTTGAGATTTGTTTTGGCCGATCACGTGGACCAATTCAAGGGAGTGGAAATCAAAAAAGGAGAAGTATCTGAAGTCAAGGCTCGATTGAAAGAAGGGGAATCCGTTTCGTATTATAAAAATAAAAAGTATTTGTTCTTAGATCATACCTATGATGATTTCGCAATTTATTCTCTTTATGGAAGTTTGTTCTTCTATGCAGGATACTATTATTTTAATTTAAGAGCTGATCAGGCCTTGGAAAATGCAAGGCCTATGGTCCAGATCACCAATTTTACGGCTCTTCAAGAATTGCAGCAATCTTCTCCTAATTTCCAAACATTTGCTCTCTCTTATTTTTATCAGGAAAGTATCTATAACGATGCTAAAAGCAAATCCGATTATTTTAGATCCATTTCCGGAAGGTTCGGAAAACACCAAGGTATCCATGGTGGGCTCATGTTGTATGGGATCGGAACAATGTTGATCTTATCTGCAACATTCTATGCTCTAGGTTTAGATTCTGAAACCTTAGAGGTAGGGGTGGCTCCTGTAAAAACCATGCCCACATTCGTAAAAGGTATAGAAGGCCAGTATGAAGCAGAGTCTTACGCAAAGTTTAATATGAGATTCTGA
- a CDS encoding S1 RNA-binding domain-containing protein, producing the protein MNENQKELFQKLLDESFRKKAALEPGAKVSALVTSSKSDYVFIKIQGAGLSGIIAADEFTEAPPKQGETIEAYFLQESSGDQYFTTCLNGDTISKDMVSIAHTAEIPVLGHITGENDAGVEVKLGEQTGFCPFSQLDPELKKQNNGVGKRVRFLISEVGSKGKIIVSQKKIADKEREAKISVLKGELKPGMFVTCKVKSVHTFGLIVEADGLTALVPASEATFKKGADLAKDFHPGQVLRAKVLKLDWEEGKHSFTVKDFLKDPWAQNVPFKEGDLVTGTVESVKPFGVFVKLNEQFSGLVPNRETGLQNRTPAAQHFKMGDSVSAFVTEVNIGKRQISLSLVKAKEVQERLDYSGYLSEETSSTGSFGAILAKSLNKGQKKG; encoded by the coding sequence ATGAACGAAAATCAAAAAGAACTCTTTCAAAAATTACTGGACGAAAGTTTCAGAAAAAAAGCGGCTTTAGAGCCCGGAGCAAAAGTTTCTGCGTTAGTCACTAGTTCTAAATCGGATTATGTTTTTATAAAGATACAAGGAGCGGGTCTTTCTGGGATTATCGCTGCAGATGAGTTTACGGAAGCTCCGCCAAAACAGGGAGAAACCATTGAGGCTTATTTTTTGCAGGAATCTTCCGGGGACCAATACTTCACCACTTGTTTGAACGGGGACACAATCTCCAAAGACATGGTATCTATCGCTCATACAGCTGAAATTCCAGTTTTGGGTCATATCACTGGGGAAAATGATGCTGGCGTAGAGGTTAAGTTAGGCGAACAAACAGGTTTCTGTCCATTTTCTCAATTAGATCCGGAACTGAAAAAACAGAATAATGGCGTAGGAAAAAGGGTCCGTTTCCTCATTTCAGAAGTTGGAAGTAAGGGAAAGATCATCGTTTCCCAAAAGAAGATCGCAGATAAAGAAAGAGAGGCTAAAATTTCAGTTCTGAAAGGAGAATTGAAGCCTGGAATGTTTGTAACATGCAAGGTTAAATCAGTTCATACTTTCGGTTTGATTGTAGAAGCGGACGGACTTACCGCACTTGTTCCTGCTTCGGAGGCAACTTTCAAAAAAGGAGCAGATCTTGCGAAAGATTTCCATCCTGGACAAGTTCTGAGAGCAAAAGTTTTAAAATTAGATTGGGAAGAAGGAAAACACAGCTTTACTGTTAAAGATTTTCTAAAAGATCCTTGGGCTCAAAATGTTCCTTTCAAAGAAGGTGATTTGGTCACAGGAACTGTAGAAAGTGTAAAACCTTTTGGAGTATTCGTAAAATTGAATGAACAATTTTCCGGACTAGTTCCCAATAGAGAAACTGGATTACAAAATCGTACACCTGCAGCTCAACATTTCAAGATGGGAGATTCGGTTTCCGCATTTGTAACAGAAGTGAATATAGGTAAAAGACAAATCTCACTTTCTCTCGTGAAAGCAAAAGAAGTTCAGGAAAGACTGGATTATAGCGGATATCTCTCTGAGGAAACTTCTTCCACAGGATCTTTCGGTGCGATTCTTGCAAAATCCTTAAACAAGGGACAGAAAAAAGGATAA
- a CDS encoding tRNA (cytidine(34)-2'-O)-methyltransferase: MALRIALYRPEIPPNTGNIARLCVALGAELHIVGEPSFELSEKAARRAGLDYWDKLKLTLHSSWEAFSKSLDADSKLYLISTKGITSYTTPQYGENDVFLFGNETSGLPQEIFQSEIPNGILRIPMEEDCRCLNLSNAVAVIAYEALRQIRRW, from the coding sequence ATGGCTCTCCGGATCGCATTGTATCGACCGGAGATACCTCCCAATACGGGAAATATCGCCCGACTCTGCGTCGCTTTAGGAGCAGAGTTGCATATTGTAGGAGAACCTTCCTTCGAGTTGTCTGAAAAAGCGGCAAGAAGAGCTGGATTAGATTATTGGGATAAACTAAAATTGACTCTCCATTCAAGTTGGGAGGCCTTCTCAAAATCCTTAGACGCTGATTCCAAATTATATTTAATATCCACTAAGGGTATTACTTCTTATACAACTCCACAGTACGGGGAGAATGACGTATTTTTGTTCGGAAATGAAACATCCGGATTGCCTCAGGAAATTTTTCAATCCGAGATCCCAAATGGAATTCTTAGAATTCCAATGGAAGAAGATTGTAGATGTTTAAATTTGAGTAACGCAGTCGCGGTAATTGCATACGAGGCATTGCGCCAAATTCGTCGTTGGTGA
- a CDS encoding histidine kinase: MGQEIRDISDNIRLTVEDGRILSLKTHRITRSVEEHIQQAIELILDKVTYPTLVPTIYTIVKELSINACKANQKRIFFEENGYDIENPIQYKKGVSEYKQLFSEKMAEEYGNKSKKKGYFCLITFDYSMDGIRVEVTNNTPVTIEEEKSLREKLEKGMQYGDIAQFYLDNADNTEGAGLGLALILIMLKGEGIDPSFFRIIIRKDVTIARLEVPLSSNFKSVRDQDFSRA; the protein is encoded by the coding sequence ATGGGTCAGGAAATCCGGGATATATCAGACAATATCCGGCTTACGGTTGAGGATGGAAGAATCCTCTCTCTAAAGACCCATCGAATCACCAGATCGGTCGAGGAACATATCCAACAAGCGATCGAGCTCATCTTGGATAAGGTCACTTATCCCACCCTTGTTCCAACGATTTACACTATCGTAAAAGAATTATCGATCAACGCCTGCAAGGCAAATCAAAAAAGGATCTTCTTCGAGGAAAATGGATACGATATAGAAAATCCCATCCAGTACAAAAAAGGAGTCTCCGAATATAAGCAATTATTCTCCGAAAAAATGGCGGAAGAATACGGAAACAAATCCAAAAAGAAGGGATATTTCTGTTTGATCACATTCGACTATTCCATGGATGGAATTCGAGTTGAAGTAACGAACAATACGCCTGTCACGATTGAAGAAGAAAAATCTCTCCGCGAAAAATTAGAAAAAGGAATGCAATACGGAGATATCGCACAGTTTTATCTAGATAACGCTGACAATACGGAAGGAGCGGGACTAGGACTCGCACTTATATTAATTATGCTCAAAGGAGAAGGAATCGATCCTTCTTTTTTCAGGATCATCATCCGCAAAGACGTAACCATCGCCAGATTGGAAGTTCCTCTTTCGTCTAATTTTAAATCCGTAAGAGACCAGGATTTTTCCCGCGCTTGA
- a CDS encoding glycosyltransferase family 2 protein, giving the protein MMLPISACIITLNEEDNIERCLSSLDFVNEIIVLDSGSEDKTESIAKKKGAKVVLRKFDDYVSQKNHVISLAANPWILTLDADEELSPSLKEEIKNLFQNGEPSEDGFIIPRLTMYMGKWIRHGGWYPNYRARLFLKSKGKFVGGKVHEAVELSGSRKKLKNPVFHYSYENLFDHVSFINRYSELAATEKFGKGKRSGLFLALLEAGYKSFWMYFVRLGFLDGRRGLILAIMGFYYNFLKYAKVFEMTLAEKQKKI; this is encoded by the coding sequence TTGATGTTACCAATCTCAGCCTGTATCATAACATTAAACGAAGAAGATAATATCGAAAGATGTCTGTCTTCTCTAGATTTCGTAAATGAGATCATCGTATTGGATTCTGGTTCCGAGGATAAAACAGAGAGTATCGCAAAGAAGAAGGGGGCCAAAGTAGTCCTCCGAAAATTCGACGATTATGTTTCCCAGAAAAATCACGTAATCTCTTTGGCGGCAAACCCTTGGATACTTACTCTGGATGCGGACGAAGAACTTTCTCCCAGCCTAAAAGAAGAAATTAAAAACTTATTCCAGAATGGAGAACCAAGCGAAGACGGGTTCATCATCCCTAGACTAACAATGTATATGGGAAAATGGATCCGACATGGAGGCTGGTATCCAAATTATCGGGCCAGACTATTCTTAAAATCAAAAGGCAAATTTGTGGGCGGAAAGGTCCATGAGGCCGTGGAATTGTCTGGAAGTAGAAAGAAATTAAAAAATCCCGTATTCCATTATTCCTACGAAAATCTATTCGACCATGTTAGTTTTATTAATAGATATTCGGAACTTGCTGCCACTGAAAAATTCGGAAAAGGAAAACGTAGCGGTTTATTCTTAGCCCTATTAGAAGCAGGATACAAATCTTTTTGGATGTATTTTGTAAGACTTGGATTTTTGGACGGAAGAAGAGGACTAATCCTCGCTATTATGGGCTTCTATTATAATTTCTTAAAATACGCCAAGGTATTCGAAATGACCCTGGCGGAAAAACAAAAGAAGATATAA